The genome window GGCTGTAGGGCTGGTAGACATAGCCGCCGCCCTGCCCATGGCCGTAGGACGTGTAGCGTCGATGGTCATAGTCCGGACCACGGGTCTGGCTGCTGTCGCGCCGCTGGTCGCGCCAGGAGGCTCCGCAGTCGTCCCGCCCCCGATCCCAATAGGCGTCGCAGCGGTAATCGCCCGGCCGGTCGGCCTGACCGCTGAAGTCGTCTCCATACCGGCCGTCGCTCGAATAGGTCCGGGCCGGATCGGGATGGGGCCCGCTCTGCGCCGAGGCGGGGCCTGCGACGGTCAGGACAAGGGCGGCGAGGGCGAAGGCTTTCATCGAAGGGACGCCTCGGGCTGGGGCGGGACCGGCCCGCGCGGATGGGGGTAAGCCTTACAGGGTGACGTTGGCGGTCGTGCCGGCGCGGGTGACGACGTGGCGCATCAGGATGATCCGGTCCGCCCCGGCGCTGACCGGCGTGATCAGGAACCAGCCGCCCTCGGGCAGGGCGTCGAACCGGAACCGGCCGTTGGTGCAGGTCTGGGACCGGACGTAGGAGCGGTAGTCGGCATTGGGGTCGGGCACGGTGCGGGCGCGGACCACCACCTCGGGCACGGCGGCCTGTTCGGTCGAGCCATACAGGGTCTGGAACCGCTGGCGGGTATAGGGGGTGTCCGGCGTCAGGCCGACCGAGCCGGTGCAGGCGAAGCTCTGGCCGTCGCGCCCGAAGGCCACGCGCCCCTCGATGGCGGCGTTCCCGATCCGGGCGGAGGGTGCGAAGTCGGCGGCGTTGAAGGCGGCGGGGGGACCATAGCCGCCACCGGCCGTTCCCATGGTCGGGGCGCAGGCCCCCAGACCGGCCGCGACGGCCGCAACGGCGACGAAGGTACGGATCGACATCGGCAGGCTCCCTTCAAGACACGCGGAATCGCCCGTCAGGCGACCGCCACAAGACCCCTAACGCAGGCGTAAGGTCAAGGTTGCGAGACCTGACGGCGGGCGCCACAACCGCCCCATGAGCGTCACCTTCGAAGACATCCAGGCCGCGCAGTCGCGCATCGCCGGCCAGGTCGACCGCACCCCCGTCCGCCACTCCCGCCGCCTGTCGCAGGCCACGGGGGCCGAGGTCTGGGTCAAGTTCGACAACCTGCATTTCACCGGCTCCTTCAAGGAGCGCGGTGCGCTGAATCGCCTCCTGTCCCTGACCCCCGACGAGCGGCGGCGCGGCGTGGTGGCGGCCAGCGCGGGCAACCATGCCCAGGCCCTGGCCTATCACGGCGGCCGGCTGGGCATCCCCGTGACCATCGTCATGCCCGAGGGCACGCCCTTCACCAAGGTCGACGGCACCCGCGGCCACGGCGCCCATGTGGTCATCCACGGCCTGGACTTCACCGCCTCCACCACCGAGGCCCACCGGCTGAGGGACACCGAGGGCTTCGTCTTCATCTCCGCCTTCGACGATGCGGGCATCGTGGCGGGGCAGGGGGTCTGCGGCCTGGAGTTCCTCGAGGACGCCCCCGATCTGGACGCCCTGGTCATCCCCATCGGCGGCGGGGGCCTGATCGCGGGCTGCGCCATTGCGGCGAAGGCGATGAAGCCCGACATCCGCATCTTCGGCGTCGAGGCGGCCATGTATCCCTCCTTCAGCGCCCGGCGGGCGGGCCTGCCGCCCGTCTGCGGCGGGGCGACGATCGCCGAGGGCATCGCCATCAAGGCCGTCGGCGACATCCCCTTCGCCCTGGCCGACCC of Brevundimonas subvibrioides contains these proteins:
- a CDS encoding threonine ammonia-lyase; the protein is MSVTFEDIQAAQSRIAGQVDRTPVRHSRRLSQATGAEVWVKFDNLHFTGSFKERGALNRLLSLTPDERRRGVVAASAGNHAQALAYHGGRLGIPVTIVMPEGTPFTKVDGTRGHGAHVVIHGLDFTASTTEAHRLRDTEGFVFISAFDDAGIVAGQGVCGLEFLEDAPDLDALVIPIGGGGLIAGCAIAAKAMKPDIRIFGVEAAMYPSFSARRAGLPPVCGGATIAEGIAIKAVGDIPFALADPLVEDVVVCAEEDFERAVSLFATLEKTVAEGAGAGGLAALLAQPERFRGMKVGLVLCGGNIDARMLAVVLNREMVRERRLIVYRILSDDRPGILSAMARVIGDVGGNIIDVVHNRLALDVPAKGAEFDIMVETRDSAHADEIGQALRDQGYALRMG
- a CDS encoding BA14K family protein — its product is MKAFALAALVLTVAGPASAQSGPHPDPARTYSSDGRYGDDFSGQADRPGDYRCDAYWDRGRDDCGASWRDQRRDSSQTRGPDYDHRRYTSYGHGQGGGYVYQPYSQGTQYYGAYGRPDQVYPGSGYGGQVGSRSSWCAARYRSYDPGSGYYRAYSGRLVFCG